The genomic DNA AAAAGAAGCAGGACAACATAAATGCACGCCAGCAGGGTTTCTTCCAGCATAAAACCGATGGCAATAAATGCCTGCCCGATCGCCTTGCTGGTGCTGTGGATCAGGCGATCTTCCGTCTCGGTGGTCCATTTGTTTATTTGTAGCGCATTTGCATGAAACAAGCCCGATACCCAAAGCAGCACCTGGTGCAGTAACTGCTGCATTTTGAGCAGCATGTAAGGGAAAAGGCTGCTCAGCAGCCCTGCCTGGGTAGTGATATAGAACATGATAATGCCGGTGAGTAAAATGACGGGGGCCAGCGTGATGAGGATCGCGAGGGCCCTACTAATCCTCTTTTGAACCAGCCAGTTCACGATCGGGTGAAGTACGATGGATATGATCACCCCAAAAAGGAAAGGCACCAGTATAGCCTGTGCTATGGAGAGCATCGCGATAAACACATAGAGGCCTAACAGTAGCAATGCCAGCCTGGCGTAGCGGGGCAAAGGCAGGACGTAGGGCTTTTCTTCTATCATTTAGAACATCTGATGGTTTGGTCCTTGCTGCGCTTCTGAAAACCTGCCGGGGCTAACCATAAAGCACTTGCCCATGGGCAGTACGTGCAGCAACAGGTGCTCCAGGCACAGTGCCTCGCCGTTGGCGATGGCCGGGAAGTTATTTTCATACAACTGCCGGCCATCCATGAGCACGACCAGGCCAGTACCAATGGTTTCAATCACATTCCCGTTCCGGATCATCACGCCGGTGTCTTCACCCAATCCAATGCCAATGTGGTCCGGGTACGCCGCGATCGACTCGATAAGGCGCGGCATGCGGCGGCGGTTTATAAAGTGTGTGTCGATGATCAGGTTGGGCAGTAACGAAAGGCCTTCTCCCAGCCGTACGGTCCCTTTTGCCAGGATGCGCCTGTGTTCGGCGCTCCGGATCATGATGTTACCGAGCGCCATGGCACCGGCACTGGTACCGGAGATCAGGAATTTTTCTTCCTGCTGGTAGCGCTGCTGAAGGATGGAAAGTGCCTGCGATTGCAGAAATGCAGCGGCTATCCTGCTTTGGTCACCGCCCGTGAACAGCACGCCGTGGGCCTGCCGCAAACGCGCCAGGTTTTCCGGTTGGTCTGCCTCTTCCCGCGTTTGGATGTGCAACACGCCCACGTTGTGGCTGTCAAGCAGGGCAAATGCCTGCACGTAAGCAGCGCCTACTTCTTCGGGTATGAGCGAGGCTGTGGTCACGATTTCCAGCCTGGAAGTTTTGCCATAAAGCTCCCGGTGTATTCTTTCCAGAATGCCTTGTTGAAAGAAGTTTATTTTCCTTCTCAGATTCGGTAAGGAGGGGGTTGGATAAGTGCCCTTGTCTACATTCCCTCCAATGGCAATTATTTTTCCTTTTGGGACAGGCATCATGTGCTACAATTAGGTGAATGCTGCAGGACAGCAGTCGGTATTGGTTTGTATTT from Pontibacter liquoris includes the following:
- a CDS encoding cyanophycinase, translated to MMPVPKGKIIAIGGNVDKGTYPTPSLPNLRRKINFFQQGILERIHRELYGKTSRLEIVTTASLIPEEVGAAYVQAFALLDSHNVGVLHIQTREEADQPENLARLRQAHGVLFTGGDQSRIAAAFLQSQALSILQQRYQQEEKFLISGTSAGAMALGNIMIRSAEHRRILAKGTVRLGEGLSLLPNLIIDTHFINRRRMPRLIESIAAYPDHIGIGLGEDTGVMIRNGNVIETIGTGLVVLMDGRQLYENNFPAIANGEALCLEHLLLHVLPMGKCFMVSPGRFSEAQQGPNHQMF